A genomic stretch from Triplophysa dalaica isolate WHDGS20190420 chromosome 4, ASM1584641v1, whole genome shotgun sequence includes:
- the pja2 gene encoding E3 ubiquitin-protein ligase Praja-2 isoform X1, translated as MGQEAGKPAWPKTAGGYQTISGRRYGRRHAYVSFRPITEKQRPTSTADSQSMEMNSGHKDQAMDSKSSVSSVLQNIIPMASSNSVRSELNAPSNQDGRRKLSSLWRVTKPPSNHSKRPKSDQVVPHNHSNKETNEQERVWPVTKEKPKRPEVLSYINIDAYEPDSSGAEEEDSGSNPSHASHERLNRVIDNLEDNADSLDDLHSNVFTFKNKDTECLAQAAPTELYCDEPQRTVKENIDQLLVCEDQAHGVTPGAGSASCQSTGNVNPEELLVVRPKIRKQTSETHLERRKHSDKKEASHLTDSTVRNKCGSAPPGFLGQTNLESDFLFDFPPMALSDLNSLQKKPEDWSNSAVGGNDDNICEGLEDPSVKGERSSSSECSEGEWSASWTSDSGLEKDRCSSEESWETLPSMDELPGSSYSSQEEVPSLSLALEEQTPLEEGEIPWLMYNEDSGTSSDEEADGVSHFVHPGLFILDGNNNLEDDSSVSEDLDTEWRFLDEFGDGFGMAQAISYVDHSQLLTYMALEERLAQAMEAALAHLESLAIDVEQAQPPATEQIIDCLPQITIHADNTEQEQCCAICCCEYVNDEIATHLPCRHMFHKLCITLWLRKSGTCPVCRHVLTPAVTEPTSLNSEHETPPSSHNASGGTC; from the exons ATGGGTCAAGAAGCAGGGAAGCCTGCTTGGCCTAAAACAGCTGGAGGATATCAAACCATCTCAGGCAGGAGATACGGCCGGAGACACGCTTACGTCAGCTTTCGACCTATTACAGAGAAGCAAAGACCCACATCCACAGCGGACAGCCAGAGCATGGAGATGAACAGTGGTCATAAGGACCAAGCAATGG ACTCAAAGAGCAGTGTTTCTTCAGTGCTTCAGAACATTATTCCAATGGCGTCCTCGAATTCAGTCCGTTCTGAATTAAACGCTCCATCAAATCAGGATGGCCGCAGGAAACTGTCTTCATTATGGAGAGTCACGAAACCCCCCTCAAACCATTCCAAGAGACCAAAGAGCGACCAGGTTGTTCCACATAATCACTctaacaaagaaacaaatgaacaaGAAAGAGTTTGGCCTGTTACAAAAGAAAAGCCTAAGAGACCTGAGGTTCTGAGCTACATCAACATAGACGCCTACGAGCCTGACAGTAGTGGTGCTGAAGAGGAGGACTCGGGTTCAAATCCATCTCACGCCAGTCATGAGAGACTCAACCGTGTGATCGACAATCTGGAGGACAATGCCGATTCTCTCGATGATTTGCATTCCAAtgtatttacattcaaaaataaaGATACAGAATGTTTAGCTCAAGCGGCACCAACAGAACTTTATTGTGATGAACCGCAAAGAACTGTCAAAGAAAACATCGACCAATTGCTGGTCTGTGAAGACCAAGCTCACGGGGTTACACCTGGTGCTGGTTCTGCTTCCTGTCAAAGCACAGGAAATGTGAACCCTGAAGAACTGTTGGTCGTGAGGCCAAAGATCCGCAAACAGACCAGCGAGACCCACCTCGAAAGGAGGAAACATTCAGACAAAAAGGAAGCGAGTCATTTGACAGACTCGACTGTCAGAAACAAGTGCGGCTCTGCACCTCCGGGTTTCCTCGGACAAACAAACCTTGAAAGTGACTTCCTCTTTGATTTTCCACCCATGGCCTTGAGTGACCTCAACTCTTTACAAAAGAAACCAGAGGATTGGAGCAACTCTGCAGTGGGTGGGAATGATGACAACATCTGTGAAGGTCTGGAGGATCCGTCTGTAAAGGGCGAAAGAAG CAGCAGCTCCGAATGCAGCGAGGGCGAGTGGTCGGCCTCATGGACGTCTGACTCTGGGCTGGAGAAGGACAGGTGCAGCAGTGAGGAAAGCTGGGAGACTCTGCCCAGTATGGATGAGCTGCCTGGCAGCAGTTACAGCAGTCAGGAGGAAGTGCCTTCTCTCAGCCTCGCTCTGGA ggaGCAGACCCCTCTGGAGGAGGGTGAGATCCCCTGGCTCATGTATAATGAAGACTCGGGGACCAGTAGCGACGAAGAAGCAGATGGTGTCAGTCACTTTGTTCACCCTGGACTCTTTATCCTGGACGGCAACAATAACCTGGAAGATGATTCCAGCGTAAGCGAAGATCTGGACACGGAGTGGAG GTTTCTAGATGAATTTGGTGATGGTTTCGGGATGGCTCAGGCAATCTCCTACGTCGATCATTCTCAGCTCCTCACATACATGGCATTAGAGGAGCGTCTCGCTCAGGCTATGGAG GCAGCACTGGCTCATCTGGAGTCTTTAGCTATAGATGTGGAGCAAGCCCAGCCCCCCGCCACTGAGCAGATCATCGACTGCCTACCCCAAATCACCATCCATGCTGACAACACTG AGCAGGAGCAGTGCTGTGCCATCTGCTGCTGTGAATACGTCAACGATGAGATCGCGACCCACCTGCCGTGCCGCCACATGTTCCATAAACTCTGCATCACTCTATGGCTCAGAAAG TCTGGTACGTGTCCAGTGTGTCGTCACGTTCTGACCCCAGCGGTGACCGAACCTACATCTTTAAACTCTGAGCACGAAACACCGCCATCCAGTCACAATGCATCTGGAGGAACGTGCTGA
- the pja2 gene encoding E3 ubiquitin-protein ligase Praja-2 isoform X2 yields MGQEAGKPAWPKTAGGYQTISGRRYGRRHAYVSFRPITEKQRPTSTADSQSMEMNSGHKDQAMDSKSSVSSVLQNIIPMASSNSVRSELNAPSNQDGRRKLSSLWRVTKPPSNHSKRPKSDQVVPHNHSNKETNEQERVWPVTKEKPKRPEVLSYINIDAYEPDSSGAEEEDSGSNPSHASHERLNRVIDNLEDNADSLDDLHSNVFTFKNKDTECLAQAAPTELYCDEPQRTVKENIDQLLVCEDQAHGVTPGAGSASCQSTGNVNPEELLVVRPKIRKQTSETHLERRKHSDKKEASHLTDSTVRNKCGSAPPGFLGQTNLESDFLFDFPPMALSDLNSLQKKPEDWSNSAVGGNDDNICEGLEDPSVKGERSSSECSEGEWSASWTSDSGLEKDRCSSEESWETLPSMDELPGSSYSSQEEVPSLSLALEEQTPLEEGEIPWLMYNEDSGTSSDEEADGVSHFVHPGLFILDGNNNLEDDSSVSEDLDTEWRFLDEFGDGFGMAQAISYVDHSQLLTYMALEERLAQAMEAALAHLESLAIDVEQAQPPATEQIIDCLPQITIHADNTEQEQCCAICCCEYVNDEIATHLPCRHMFHKLCITLWLRKSGTCPVCRHVLTPAVTEPTSLNSEHETPPSSHNASGGTC; encoded by the exons ATGGGTCAAGAAGCAGGGAAGCCTGCTTGGCCTAAAACAGCTGGAGGATATCAAACCATCTCAGGCAGGAGATACGGCCGGAGACACGCTTACGTCAGCTTTCGACCTATTACAGAGAAGCAAAGACCCACATCCACAGCGGACAGCCAGAGCATGGAGATGAACAGTGGTCATAAGGACCAAGCAATGG ACTCAAAGAGCAGTGTTTCTTCAGTGCTTCAGAACATTATTCCAATGGCGTCCTCGAATTCAGTCCGTTCTGAATTAAACGCTCCATCAAATCAGGATGGCCGCAGGAAACTGTCTTCATTATGGAGAGTCACGAAACCCCCCTCAAACCATTCCAAGAGACCAAAGAGCGACCAGGTTGTTCCACATAATCACTctaacaaagaaacaaatgaacaaGAAAGAGTTTGGCCTGTTACAAAAGAAAAGCCTAAGAGACCTGAGGTTCTGAGCTACATCAACATAGACGCCTACGAGCCTGACAGTAGTGGTGCTGAAGAGGAGGACTCGGGTTCAAATCCATCTCACGCCAGTCATGAGAGACTCAACCGTGTGATCGACAATCTGGAGGACAATGCCGATTCTCTCGATGATTTGCATTCCAAtgtatttacattcaaaaataaaGATACAGAATGTTTAGCTCAAGCGGCACCAACAGAACTTTATTGTGATGAACCGCAAAGAACTGTCAAAGAAAACATCGACCAATTGCTGGTCTGTGAAGACCAAGCTCACGGGGTTACACCTGGTGCTGGTTCTGCTTCCTGTCAAAGCACAGGAAATGTGAACCCTGAAGAACTGTTGGTCGTGAGGCCAAAGATCCGCAAACAGACCAGCGAGACCCACCTCGAAAGGAGGAAACATTCAGACAAAAAGGAAGCGAGTCATTTGACAGACTCGACTGTCAGAAACAAGTGCGGCTCTGCACCTCCGGGTTTCCTCGGACAAACAAACCTTGAAAGTGACTTCCTCTTTGATTTTCCACCCATGGCCTTGAGTGACCTCAACTCTTTACAAAAGAAACCAGAGGATTGGAGCAACTCTGCAGTGGGTGGGAATGATGACAACATCTGTGAAGGTCTGGAGGATCCGTCTGTAAAGGGCGAAAGAAG CAGCTCCGAATGCAGCGAGGGCGAGTGGTCGGCCTCATGGACGTCTGACTCTGGGCTGGAGAAGGACAGGTGCAGCAGTGAGGAAAGCTGGGAGACTCTGCCCAGTATGGATGAGCTGCCTGGCAGCAGTTACAGCAGTCAGGAGGAAGTGCCTTCTCTCAGCCTCGCTCTGGA ggaGCAGACCCCTCTGGAGGAGGGTGAGATCCCCTGGCTCATGTATAATGAAGACTCGGGGACCAGTAGCGACGAAGAAGCAGATGGTGTCAGTCACTTTGTTCACCCTGGACTCTTTATCCTGGACGGCAACAATAACCTGGAAGATGATTCCAGCGTAAGCGAAGATCTGGACACGGAGTGGAG GTTTCTAGATGAATTTGGTGATGGTTTCGGGATGGCTCAGGCAATCTCCTACGTCGATCATTCTCAGCTCCTCACATACATGGCATTAGAGGAGCGTCTCGCTCAGGCTATGGAG GCAGCACTGGCTCATCTGGAGTCTTTAGCTATAGATGTGGAGCAAGCCCAGCCCCCCGCCACTGAGCAGATCATCGACTGCCTACCCCAAATCACCATCCATGCTGACAACACTG AGCAGGAGCAGTGCTGTGCCATCTGCTGCTGTGAATACGTCAACGATGAGATCGCGACCCACCTGCCGTGCCGCCACATGTTCCATAAACTCTGCATCACTCTATGGCTCAGAAAG TCTGGTACGTGTCCAGTGTGTCGTCACGTTCTGACCCCAGCGGTGACCGAACCTACATCTTTAAACTCTGAGCACGAAACACCGCCATCCAGTCACAATGCATCTGGAGGAACGTGCTGA